The following coding sequences are from one Deinococcus arcticus window:
- the scpA gene encoding methylmalonyl-CoA mutase: MTHPPADLAAWKALASKDLKGADPARLNRETPEGITLKPLYTAADLEGVAADTLPGLPPFTRGPRATMYAARPWTIRQYAGFSTAEQSNAFYRRNLAAGQKGLSVAFDLATHRGYDSDHPRVVGDVGKAGVAIDSVEDMKILFDGIPLSEMSVSMTMNGAVLPILAGYIVAGLEQGARLDELSGTIQNDILKEFMVRNTYIYPPAPSMRIIADIIEYTAKEMPRFNSISISGYHIQEAGANAALELAYTLADGLEYVRAALGKGLNIDDFAGRLSFFFGIGMNFYTEVAKLRAARLLWSELMAQFEPKKPMSRALRTHCQTSGWSLTEQDPYNNVIRTTIEAMAAVFGGTQSLHTNSFDEAIGLPTDFSARIARNTQLVLQEETGIPHVVDPWGGSYLMERLTHDLAEKARELMREVESLGGMAKAIESGIPKLRIEESAARKQARIDRGEDVIVGVNKYRPGTETPVDVLDIDNAAVRTSQLARLAQVKATRDPQAVQAALDALEHAARSGEGNLLALSVRAMGARCTVGEVSDALERVWGRHSAEIRTLSGVYAAGYEGDEGFASLQGEIEAFAEAEGRRPRILVVKMGQDGHDRGAKVIATGFADLGFDVDVGPLFQTPEEAARQAIENDVHVVGVSSQAAGHKTLVPQLIQALRAEGAGDIRVVVGGVIPQQDYPALREAGAAGIFGPGTPILHSAREVLRLLRDRA; the protein is encoded by the coding sequence ATGACCCACCCCCCTGCCGATCTGGCCGCCTGGAAAGCCCTGGCCAGCAAGGACCTCAAAGGCGCCGACCCCGCGCGCCTGAACCGCGAAACCCCGGAAGGCATCACCCTGAAGCCGCTGTACACCGCTGCCGACCTGGAGGGCGTGGCGGCCGACACGCTGCCGGGCCTGCCGCCCTTTACCCGGGGGCCGCGCGCCACCATGTACGCCGCGCGTCCCTGGACCATCCGGCAGTATGCGGGCTTTTCCACTGCGGAGCAGTCCAACGCCTTTTACCGGCGCAACCTCGCGGCCGGGCAAAAGGGCCTGTCGGTGGCGTTTGACCTCGCCACCCACCGGGGCTACGACAGCGACCACCCGCGCGTGGTGGGCGACGTGGGCAAGGCGGGCGTGGCCATTGATTCCGTCGAGGACATGAAGATCCTTTTCGACGGTATTCCGCTGAGTGAGATGTCCGTGTCCATGACCATGAACGGCGCGGTGCTGCCCATTCTGGCCGGGTACATCGTGGCGGGGCTGGAGCAGGGCGCGCGCCTGGACGAACTCTCGGGCACCATTCAGAACGACATCCTGAAAGAGTTCATGGTGCGCAACACCTACATCTATCCGCCGGCGCCCTCCATGCGGATCATTGCGGACATCATCGAATACACGGCCAAGGAGATGCCGCGCTTCAACTCCATTTCCATTTCCGGGTACCACATTCAGGAAGCCGGGGCGAACGCCGCGCTGGAACTGGCCTACACCCTGGCCGACGGCCTGGAATACGTGCGCGCCGCGCTGGGCAAGGGCCTGAACATTGATGATTTTGCCGGGCGCCTGAGTTTTTTCTTCGGGATTGGCATGAACTTCTACACCGAGGTGGCCAAGCTGCGCGCCGCCCGGCTGCTGTGGAGCGAACTGATGGCGCAGTTCGAGCCGAAAAAGCCCATGAGCCGCGCCCTGCGCACCCACTGCCAGACCAGCGGGTGGTCCCTGACCGAGCAGGACCCCTACAACAACGTCATCCGCACGACCATCGAGGCGATGGCGGCCGTGTTCGGCGGCACCCAGAGCCTGCACACCAATTCCTTTGACGAGGCGATTGGCCTGCCCACCGACTTTTCTGCCCGGATTGCGCGCAACACCCAGCTGGTGCTGCAGGAAGAAACGGGCATTCCCCATGTGGTGGACCCCTGGGGCGGCTCCTACCTGATGGAGCGCCTGACGCACGATCTGGCCGAGAAGGCGCGCGAACTGATGCGTGAGGTCGAGAGCCTGGGCGGCATGGCAAAGGCCATCGAGAGCGGGATTCCCAAGCTGCGCATTGAAGAAAGCGCGGCGCGCAAGCAGGCCCGCATTGACCGGGGCGAGGACGTCATTGTCGGCGTGAACAAGTACCGCCCCGGCACCGAGACGCCAGTGGACGTGCTGGATATTGACAACGCGGCGGTGCGCACGTCGCAGCTGGCCCGGCTGGCGCAGGTCAAGGCCACCCGCGACCCGCAGGCGGTGCAGGCTGCCCTGGACGCCCTGGAACACGCCGCGCGCAGCGGCGAGGGCAACCTGCTGGCCCTGAGCGTGAGGGCCATGGGGGCCCGCTGCACGGTGGGCGAGGTGAGTGACGCCCTGGAACGGGTGTGGGGCCGCCACTCGGCCGAGATTCGCACCCTGAGCGGGGTGTACGCGGCGGGGTACGAGGGCGACGAGGGCTTTGCCAGCCTGCAGGGCGAGATTGAGGCCTTTGCCGAGGCCGAGGGCCGCCGCCCCCGCATCCTGGTGGTCAAGATGGGCCAGGACGGCCACGACCGGGGGGCCAAGGTGATTGCCACCGGCTTTGCCGATCTGGGCTTTGACGTGGACGTGGGCCCGCTGTTCCAGACCCCCGAGGAAGCCGCGCGCCAGGCCATCGAGAACGACGTGCATGTGGTGGGGGTCAGCTCTCAGGCGGCTGGGCACAAGACGCTGGTGCCGCAGCTGATCCAGGCGCTGCGCGCAGAGGGCGCGGGCGACATCCGGGTGGTGGTGGGCGGCGTGATTCCGCAGCAGGACTATCCGGCGCTGCGCGAGGCCGGTGCGGCGGGCATCTTTGGCCCCGGCACCCCAATCCTGCACAGCGCGCGTGAAGTGCTGCGGCTGCTGCGCGACCGGGCGTGA
- a CDS encoding DNA-3-methyladenine glycosylase, with product MSLPPRHFAGDPVPVARGLLGATLVRVLNSGERLSGRIVETEAYDCPRDPACTAGRFHAARSAEMAIAPGHWLFWAAHGHPLLQVACRPRGVPASVLIRALEPLEGRAQMLGFRPVTRERDLTNGPAKLVYALGLNPAQIAGTRVDSPGLHLLPPEGPLNDAAVRVTARVGIREGRTLPWRFTVRGNPWVSPALPSMALVDG from the coding sequence GTGAGCCTGCCCCCGCGCCACTTTGCCGGCGACCCGGTGCCGGTGGCCCGGGGCCTGCTGGGGGCCACGCTGGTGCGGGTGCTGAACAGCGGCGAGCGCCTGAGCGGCCGCATTGTCGAAACCGAGGCCTACGACTGCCCGCGCGACCCCGCCTGCACTGCCGGCCGCTTTCATGCCGCCCGCAGCGCCGAGATGGCCATTGCCCCCGGCCACTGGCTGTTCTGGGCGGCGCACGGCCACCCGCTGCTGCAGGTCGCCTGCCGGCCCCGGGGGGTGCCGGCCAGTGTGCTGATCCGGGCCCTGGAACCACTGGAGGGGCGGGCGCAGATGCTGGGCTTTCGCCCCGTCACCCGCGAGCGCGACCTCACGAACGGCCCGGCCAAGCTGGTGTACGCCCTGGGCCTGAACCCCGCCCAGATTGCGGGCACGCGGGTGGACAGCCCCGGGCTGCACCTGCTGCCCCCAGAGGGGCCCCTGAACGACGCCGCCGTGCGCGTGACGGCCCGCGTGGGCATCAGGGAAGGGCGCACCCTGCCGTGGCGCTTTACGGTTCGCGGCAACCCGTGGGTGTCGCCGGCCCTGCCCAGCATGGCGCTGGTGGATGGTTGA
- the meaB gene encoding methylmalonyl Co-A mutase-associated GTPase MeaB produces the protein MTGPPFHPLTSSLLSGQRRALARAITLTESTRAEHEESAQTLLSEVLPHAGRSIRLGLTGVPGVGKSTFIEALGLRLAEAGHRVAVLAVDPSSARTGGSIMGDKTRMPRLTVHPQAFIRPSPSGGTLGGVARRTREAITLCEAAGYDVVLVETVGVGQSETQVAAMTDLFVLLTLPNAGDELQGIKRGIMELADLCVVNKADSNPQAAVRAQTELRTALTLLTPHDAPWRPMALRASALTGEGLAEVWAAVERYRDTVDLAAKRRAQTAVWFDELLRDAAWRAFQAGLNPARLHQLRAGVEAGRLTAVQGVAALLGSSAS, from the coding sequence ATGACCGGGCCCCCGTTCCATCCCCTGACCTCTTCCCTGCTGTCGGGCCAGCGGCGGGCGCTGGCCCGGGCGATCACGCTGACCGAATCCACCCGCGCCGAGCATGAAGAGAGCGCCCAGACCCTGCTCTCGGAGGTGCTGCCGCACGCGGGCCGCTCCATTCGCCTGGGCCTGACCGGCGTGCCCGGCGTGGGCAAAAGCACGTTTATCGAGGCGCTGGGCCTGCGCCTGGCGGAGGCCGGGCACCGGGTGGCCGTGCTGGCGGTGGACCCCAGCAGCGCGCGCACGGGCGGCTCCATCATGGGCGACAAGACGCGCATGCCCCGGCTGACGGTGCACCCCCAGGCCTTTATTCGCCCCAGTCCGTCAGGCGGCACCCTGGGCGGCGTGGCGCGGCGCACCCGCGAGGCCATCACGCTGTGCGAGGCCGCTGGCTACGACGTGGTGCTGGTGGAAACGGTCGGCGTGGGCCAGAGCGAAACCCAGGTGGCCGCCATGACCGACCTGTTCGTGCTGCTGACCCTGCCGAATGCCGGGGACGAGCTGCAGGGCATCAAACGCGGCATCATGGAACTGGCCGACCTGTGCGTGGTGAACAAGGCCGACTCTAATCCCCAGGCGGCGGTGCGCGCCCAGACAGAACTGCGCACCGCCCTGACCCTGCTGACGCCGCATGACGCGCCGTGGCGCCCGATGGCCCTGCGCGCCTCGGCGCTGACTGGGGAGGGACTGGCCGAGGTGTGGGCGGCGGTGGAGCGCTACCGGGACACGGTGGACCTGGCGGCCAAGCGCCGCGCCCAGACCGCCGTGTGGTTTGACGAGTTGCTGCGGGACGCCGCGTGGCGCGCGTTTCAGGCGGGACTGAACCCGGCGCGGCTACACCAGCTGCGCGCCGGGGTGGAAGCCGGGCGCCTGACCGCTGTTCAGGGCGTGGCGGCGCTGCTGGGTTCGTCTGCCAGCTGA
- a CDS encoding DNA-3-methyladenine glycosylase has protein sequence MLLAPAYPHEQALPPSFFAGDPPAVARALLGAVLVRVLPDGVTLAARIVETEAYDCPRDPSCHVIARLPGAAAQMAGPPGRVYFHLAYDQPLLNVICRPQGVPASILVRAAEPLLGEEHMRERRPVKRRLDLTNGPAKLVQALQLGPELRGEPIDGPGFYLVPGEPVPDEQATTTARVGLRQGAGLPWRFLITGNAWVSPGKPSAQLADEPSSAATP, from the coding sequence ATGCTGCTTGCGCCTGCCTACCCACATGAGCAGGCCCTGCCCCCCAGTTTTTTTGCGGGTGATCCGCCAGCGGTGGCCCGCGCGCTACTGGGGGCGGTGCTGGTGCGCGTGCTGCCAGACGGCGTGACGCTGGCCGCCCGCATCGTGGAGACCGAGGCCTACGACTGCCCGCGTGATCCCAGCTGCCATGTGATCGCCCGCCTGCCCGGCGCGGCGGCCCAGATGGCCGGGCCCCCGGGGCGGGTGTACTTTCATCTGGCGTACGACCAGCCACTGCTGAACGTGATCTGCCGTCCCCAGGGGGTGCCAGCGTCCATTCTGGTGCGCGCCGCCGAGCCGCTGCTGGGCGAGGAGCACATGCGCGAGCGCCGCCCGGTGAAGCGCCGCCTGGACCTGACCAACGGCCCCGCCAAGCTGGTGCAGGCCCTGCAGCTGGGCCCGGAACTGCGCGGCGAGCCGATAGATGGCCCGGGGTTCTATCTGGTGCCTGGAGAGCCAGTGCCAGACGAGCAGGCCACCACCACCGCCCGCGTGGGCCTGCGCCAGGGGGCCGGGTTGCCGTGGCGCTTTCTGATCACGGGCAACGCGTGGGTGTCGCCCGGCAAGCCCAGCGCTCAGCTGGCAGACGAACCCAGCAGCGCCGCCACGCCCTGA